GCCAAGGGGCCGATGGAGGCCCTGATGCGCAGCATACCGGTGCAGGTCATCAAGCGGTCGGACGCGGCCCTCTTTGGTGCTGCTCATTTTGGCCGTGACCACTTGCCAGGTCGTGCCGGTGATGACCCGAGAGGTTGATCTGCGCCGGGCGGCGGCGGAGTTTTGTCCGGATGGTGCCATCTGCCGGGTGACGCCTCTTGGCAGCGGCAATATCAACGACACCTTTCTCGTGGCGGCGGCAGGTGGCCCTTTTGTCCTGCAGCGAATCAACCGCCAGGTCTTTCCCGAGCCCCTCCGGGTTATCCATAATTTTGCCACTATAACGAACCATTTGCGCGGTCGCCGGGGGAGGGATGGCGCTATCTTTCGCACTGCCCTGCCGGTGCCGGCGCGCACCGGTGCCCTGTACTTTTGCGACCCGCATGGCGAATATTGGCGCGGCCAGACCTATCTCCCCCACAGCGGCTGCCGTGCCCTGAGCGGCGCCGGCCAGGCCGAGCAGATAGGGCGGGTCCTGGCCACCTTCCACCAGCTGATGGCGGGTCTTGACGGGCAGGCCCTTGCCGACCCTTTGCCGGGCTTTCATAACCTGCCGCGCTATCTGCTGGAGTTTGACCGCCTGCGGCCAGTGACCACTGATCGCCAAGGCAGCGCTTCCTGCCGGTATTGTCTTGAAATAATTGATCGCGACCGCCGGCGGGCGACCCTTCTTGAGGAAGCCAAGATGGCAGGGTTGCTCACCATTCAGCCCATTCACGGCGATCCGAAGATCGACAATTTTCTCTTTGACGAAAATGGCCTGGCGGTTGGTATGCTCGATCTCGATACGGTGGCAATGGGCATCGTCCACTACGACTTGGGTGACTGTCTGCGCTCGTGCTGCAACCGGGCAGGAGAAGAGGGCGGGGCCGGCCGGGAGGTGGCCTTTGACCTGGAGATCTGCCGGGCCCTCCTTCAAGGCTATTTCAACGAGGCGCACGGATTGCTCACCGCTGAGCAGCGAGCCTTTATCTTTGATGCAGTGCTGGGGATAACCTTTGAACTCGGCCTGCGCTTTCTCACCGACCATTTGGGCGGTAACAGCTATTTTCGCGTCCAGCAGGACGGAGAAAACCTCCTCAGGGCAAGCCGCCAGTTTCGCCTCGCCGAGGCCATCGCCGCTGAGGAGGCGGCCATCCGCCAGCTGGCCCTTACCGCTTCTCTCTAGCCCACAGGGCATTCACGATTGCTATTCACTTAAGCCATCAACGGCAAACAGGTAGTTGCCGATGGTGTCGGCCAGGTGCGGCTGGAGGTTCTCAAACTCGATGCCGATCCGTGTTTCATCGTTGTTAATGGACAGATTCCTGACGATTCCGCCAATTTGCTGCTCTTCCTTTATCCCCGGTAAGAGGCAGCGGAGCATGATGCCGCCGGTGATGTCGATCTGGGGCTGGGGCAGGTTGGCCTTGTGTTTCACCTGACAAAGCGCTCCGGTCATGCTCAGATCAACGAGCGCCCCGTATAACTCGGGTTCTTCGGGGATATGGAAGGTGCAGGGAATGAATATTTCACTTCGCTTCGACTCGCGCAGCTCATGATAGTGAATGACTGATGGATATTCAAAAAGAAGCAGCTGGAACGGTGCCTCAACGGTCTTTAGCAGGAGGGCCTTGAACATCCACACCCGTCCCTTGTGAATATATTTGATGATGACCCGCTGGTCGAAGCGGATTTCCTTGTTTGTCTCATTCTGCGGCTGGGGGTTGGTGAGGATGAGGTAATGATCCTGCAGCATCCCGACCATGGTGCTTTCAAATAGGGTGTCGAGATGGGGAAACTCCAGCTTGACCCTTGAACCGATTTCCAGAGGAATGCGCTTGCCGAGGGTGGAGAGATGCTTCAGGGGCAACTGGTGCTCCTTGGTGGCGGCTGCCTTTTTTTCTTCCTGCTCTTTGGCGCTCTGCAGACGAAATGCCTCCATGAGGATGGACAGCAGGGGTTTGTTGATCTGCCTTTTCCGCTGTCCGTTAAAGTAGCGTAACTGCACCATGGTTTCCTGCCAGGAGAGGATGAGGTGCGCGGCCTCTTCGCCGATAAAGTTTCTGGTTTCCGCGCCGATGAGCAGGCCGTCCTGAATGTACAGCAGGCCGGTATCGTTTTTGTGGTTGACCTGCAGGGTGCAGGTTTTTTCCTCGCTTTCGAGCATCTGCAAAAAGCTGTGGATGGGGATGCCCTTCACCGTGCCACTGGTGCCGGTGTCGAGAAGGTCGGCCGCATGCTGGAGAAGTTTCTCGGCATCGAAGGGTTTTTCCAGGCAGTGGCTCGCCCCCCTTTTAATTGCTTCCTCGGCCGGGGTTCCCCGGTCCGCCGACAGGGCGATGCAGGGTACATAGGGAAAGGTGTGGGTGAGCAGGGAA
This DNA window, taken from Desulforhopalus sp., encodes the following:
- a CDS encoding response regulator, with the translated sequence MKTVVIIENEAVELEALVSLFEQWQKEINVLTAKEEKAAITIMSQHHVDLVVCDLTLPKNNTLDSFSLLTHTFPYVPCIALSADRGTPAEEAIKRGASHCLEKPFDAEKLLQHAADLLDTGTSGTVKGIPIHSFLQMLESEEKTCTLQVNHKNDTGLLYIQDGLLIGAETRNFIGEEAAHLILSWQETMVQLRYFNGQRKRQINKPLLSILMEAFRLQSAKEQEEKKAAATKEHQLPLKHLSTLGKRIPLEIGSRVKLEFPHLDTLFESTMVGMLQDHYLILTNPQPQNETNKEIRFDQRVIIKYIHKGRVWMFKALLLKTVEAPFQLLLFEYPSVIHYHELRESKRSEIFIPCTFHIPEEPELYGALVDLSMTGALCQVKHKANLPQPQIDITGGIMLRCLLPGIKEEQQIGGIVRNLSINNDETRIGIEFENLQPHLADTIGNYLFAVDGLSE
- a CDS encoding aminoglycoside phosphotransferase family protein, whose amino-acid sequence is MTTCQVVPVMTREVDLRRAAAEFCPDGAICRVTPLGSGNINDTFLVAAAGGPFVLQRINRQVFPEPLRVIHNFATITNHLRGRRGRDGAIFRTALPVPARTGALYFCDPHGEYWRGQTYLPHSGCRALSGAGQAEQIGRVLATFHQLMAGLDGQALADPLPGFHNLPRYLLEFDRLRPVTTDRQGSASCRYCLEIIDRDRRRATLLEEAKMAGLLTIQPIHGDPKIDNFLFDENGLAVGMLDLDTVAMGIVHYDLGDCLRSCCNRAGEEGGAGREVAFDLEICRALLQGYFNEAHGLLTAEQRAFIFDAVLGITFELGLRFLTDHLGGNSYFRVQQDGENLLRASRQFRLAEAIAAEEAAIRQLALTASL